A portion of the Novosphingobium sp. KA1 genome contains these proteins:
- a CDS encoding S9 family peptidase: MFEPFPGNYVWNLATNLALACGGNYGEIDAANRPIMDASKAGADAGSAQMFDSWIAVADQVTANAQGDEAAGYLLSAGTKYLRASGYYLAAERMQSRDYAPRWAAYDKGLELFHKGAKLRGLHVDRVEIPYEDSAYTAIFVHDGSGTPRPTLVSVNGLDSMKEQVCMAGHGQSNLERGMNTLFVDQPGTGEAIRKRGLPAVFDGERWGTPALEYLLTRDDVIHDRIGIFGLSFGGYHAPRIAANEPRYALCAVMGANHVWGRRQRERVANEGENPVPHYWDHVMWVFGIEAQNGGRDAFLEYADRITLDGQVEKIRVPFLITHGENDRQIPAFNAQLSYDQAVNSPKRTLRVFTRKDFEVEHCGADNGTGMRDYIADWCAETFAEMG; the protein is encoded by the coding sequence ATGTTCGAACCGTTCCCCGGAAACTACGTCTGGAACCTCGCCACCAACCTCGCGCTCGCCTGCGGGGGCAATTACGGCGAGATCGACGCGGCCAACCGCCCGATCATGGACGCGAGCAAGGCCGGCGCCGATGCCGGCTCCGCGCAGATGTTCGACAGCTGGATCGCGGTCGCCGATCAGGTCACCGCCAATGCCCAAGGCGATGAGGCGGCCGGTTACCTGCTTTCCGCCGGCACCAAGTACTTGCGCGCCTCGGGCTATTATCTCGCGGCCGAGCGCATGCAGAGCCGCGACTATGCCCCGCGCTGGGCCGCCTATGACAAGGGGCTGGAGCTGTTCCACAAGGGCGCGAAGCTGCGCGGGCTGCATGTCGACAGGGTCGAAATCCCCTACGAGGACAGCGCCTATACCGCCATTTTTGTCCACGACGGTTCGGGCACGCCGCGCCCGACGCTGGTCTCGGTCAACGGGCTCGATTCGATGAAGGAGCAGGTCTGCATGGCGGGCCATGGCCAATCGAATCTGGAGCGGGGCATGAACACCCTGTTCGTCGACCAGCCCGGCACCGGCGAGGCGATCCGCAAGCGCGGCCTTCCCGCCGTGTTCGACGGCGAGCGCTGGGGCACCCCTGCGCTCGAATACCTGCTGACGCGCGATGACGTGATCCATGACCGGATCGGCATTTTCGGCCTCTCCTTCGGCGGCTATCACGCACCGCGCATCGCCGCCAACGAGCCGCGCTATGCGCTCTGCGCGGTGATGGGCGCCAACCACGTCTGGGGCCGCCGCCAGCGCGAGCGCGTGGCCAACGAAGGCGAGAACCCGGTGCCGCACTACTGGGACCATGTCATGTGGGTCTTCGGCATCGAAGCCCAAAATGGGGGGCGCGACGCCTTCCTCGAATACGCCGACCGGATCACGCTCGACGGGCAGGTGGAGAAGATCCGCGTGCCCTTCCTGATCACTCACGGCGAGAACGACCGCCAGATCCCCGCCTTCAATGCGCAGCTCAGCTACGATCAGGCGGTGAACAGCCCCAAGCGCACGCTCCGCGTCTTCACCAGGAAGGATTTCGAGGTCGAGCACTGCGGCGCCGACAACGGCACCGGCATGCGCGACTATATCGCCGACTGGTGCGCCGAAACCTTTGCGGAAATGGGCTGA
- a CDS encoding VOC family protein yields the protein MAEFTFHHGGVSVPSLDEAIDWYGRVLGFTVEKTFYIEAARSRTAMVRKGPLRFEIFEVEGAAPLPEDRRSPPRDLKTHGNKHIAFRVEDLEAFLAEMEEKQADVAFVVREAFGKGCFIRDCAGNLIEFVEEPDL from the coding sequence ATGGCCGAATTCACCTTCCACCACGGCGGCGTCTCCGTTCCCAGTCTTGACGAGGCGATCGACTGGTACGGCCGCGTGCTGGGCTTCACGGTCGAGAAGACGTTCTACATCGAAGCGGCCAGGTCCCGCACCGCCATGGTCCGCAAGGGCCCGCTGCGCTTCGAGATCTTCGAGGTGGAAGGCGCCGCCCCCCTCCCCGAGGACCGCCGCTCCCCGCCGCGCGATCTCAAGACCCACGGCAACAAGCACATCGCCTTCCGGGTGGAAGACCTCGAGGCCTTCCTGGCCGAGATGGAGGAGAAGCAGGCCGACGTCGCCTTTGTCGTGCGCGAGGCCTTCGGCAAGGGCTGCTTCATCCGCGACTGCGCGGGCAACCTGATCGAATTCGTCGAGGAGCCGGACCTGTGA
- a CDS encoding phage portal protein, whose protein sequence is MSFIDTLVAAFKGESARVPLARGPASPWFFAEGDGGRAPFEYASAVRRAYLENPVAQRAVRLVAEGIAGAPLKAADPKLAALIGETSAGQSLLETLACHLLLHGNAYVQVLKDARGRPVELFALRPERVTVVAGEDGWPAAYAYDVAGRRMTIPLHGEDASPNVIHIRHFHPADDHYGAGCLAAADEAIATHNAAARWNRQLLENAARPSGALVYETGDGDTLTPEQFDRLKTELSQAYAGSHNAGRPMLLEGGLKWQAIALTPADMDFATLKAAAARDVALAFGVPPMLLGLPGDATYANYREANRALWRLTLLPLAAKIFAALCEGLAPWFPEACLAIDLDQVPALAEDRERLWSQVSAADFLDGDEKRALLGLPERPHSGKEVENKS, encoded by the coding sequence GTGTCCTTCATCGATACGCTCGTCGCCGCCTTCAAGGGCGAGAGTGCCCGCGTGCCTTTGGCGCGGGGGCCCGCCTCACCCTGGTTCTTCGCCGAAGGCGACGGCGGGCGAGCCCCCTTCGAATATGCCTCGGCGGTGCGCCGGGCCTATCTCGAGAATCCCGTCGCCCAGCGCGCGGTGCGGCTGGTGGCCGAAGGGATCGCCGGCGCCCCGCTCAAGGCCGCCGATCCGAAGCTCGCCGCGCTCATCGGCGAGACCAGCGCCGGGCAGTCGCTGCTGGAAACGCTCGCCTGCCACCTGCTGCTGCACGGCAATGCCTATGTGCAGGTGCTCAAGGACGCGCGCGGGCGCCCGGTCGAACTCTTTGCGCTGAGGCCCGAGCGCGTGACCGTCGTCGCGGGCGAGGACGGCTGGCCCGCCGCCTATGCCTATGACGTGGCGGGACGGCGCATGACCATCCCGCTGCACGGCGAGGATGCCTCGCCCAACGTGATCCATATCCGCCACTTCCACCCGGCGGACGATCATTACGGTGCCGGTTGCCTTGCCGCCGCCGACGAGGCGATCGCCACCCACAATGCCGCCGCGCGGTGGAACCGCCAGCTTCTCGAAAACGCCGCCCGCCCCTCCGGCGCGCTGGTCTACGAGACCGGGGACGGCGATACCCTCACCCCCGAACAGTTCGACCGGCTCAAGACCGAACTGAGCCAGGCCTATGCCGGATCGCACAACGCCGGGCGGCCGATGCTGCTGGAAGGCGGGCTCAAGTGGCAGGCCATCGCGCTGACGCCTGCCGACATGGACTTCGCCACGCTCAAGGCCGCCGCCGCCCGCGACGTGGCGCTGGCCTTCGGGGTGCCGCCGATGCTGCTCGGCCTGCCGGGCGATGCCACCTATGCCAATTACCGCGAGGCCAACCGCGCGCTCTGGCGGCTGACGCTGCTGCCGCTGGCCGCCAAGATCTTCGCGGCGCTCTGCGAAGGACTGGCGCCGTGGTTCCCCGAGGCCTGCCTTGCCATCGACCTCGATCAGGTCCCCGCGCTGGCCGAGGACCGCGAGCGGCTCTGGTCGCAAGTGAGCGCCGCCGATTTCCTCGATGGCGACGAGAAGCGCGCGCTGCTCGGCCTGCCCGAACGCCCCCATTCCGGGAAGGAAGTGGAGAACAAATCATGA
- the hisD gene encoding histidinol dehydrogenase, with translation MATWLKRGATAEAKADADRKVRDIVEAALADIEKRGDEAVREMSIRFDGWDRDDYRLSQAEIDACVDSLTPQERKDIEFAQAQVKNFAQIQRASMQDVEVETLPGVVLGHRNIPLNSAGCYVPGGKYPLLASAHMSVITAKVAGVKRVVTCAPPFQGQPARAIVAAQAMAGADAIYALGGIQAVGAMAIGTQSIDPVDILVGPGNAFVAEAKRQLFGRVGIDLFAGPTETLIIADEIGCDPEIAATDILGQVEHGPDSPGVLLTNSEKFARATMAEIERLLQILPTADHARKAWENFGEVIVADSYEEMVRVADEIASEHVQVMTADPDYFLSTMTNYGALFLGSRTNVSFGDKVIGTNHTLPTKKSSRYTGGLWVGKFLKTCTYQRVTTDEASALIGEYCSRLCALEGFAGHGEQANIRVRRFGGRNVPYAGQAEPTPETAA, from the coding sequence ATGGCCACCTGGCTGAAGCGCGGCGCCACTGCCGAGGCAAAGGCAGACGCGGACCGCAAGGTTCGCGACATCGTCGAGGCGGCGCTTGCCGATATCGAGAAGCGCGGCGACGAAGCGGTGCGCGAGATGTCGATCCGGTTCGACGGCTGGGACCGCGACGACTACCGCCTCAGCCAAGCCGAAATCGACGCCTGCGTCGACAGCCTGACCCCGCAGGAACGCAAGGACATCGAGTTCGCGCAGGCGCAGGTGAAGAACTTCGCCCAGATCCAGCGCGCTTCGATGCAGGACGTGGAAGTCGAGACGCTGCCCGGCGTCGTGCTGGGCCACCGGAACATCCCTCTGAATTCCGCAGGCTGCTATGTGCCCGGCGGCAAGTATCCGCTGCTGGCCTCCGCGCACATGTCGGTGATCACCGCCAAGGTCGCGGGCGTGAAGCGCGTCGTCACCTGCGCCCCGCCGTTTCAGGGCCAGCCGGCGCGCGCGATCGTCGCCGCGCAGGCCATGGCCGGGGCCGATGCGATCTATGCGCTGGGCGGCATCCAGGCGGTCGGCGCCATGGCGATCGGCACGCAGAGCATCGATCCGGTCGATATCCTTGTCGGTCCCGGCAATGCCTTTGTCGCCGAAGCCAAGCGCCAGCTTTTCGGGCGTGTCGGCATCGACCTGTTCGCCGGGCCGACCGAAACCCTGATCATTGCCGACGAGATCGGCTGCGATCCCGAAATCGCCGCCACCGATATCCTCGGGCAAGTCGAGCACGGGCCGGACAGCCCCGGCGTGCTGCTGACCAATTCCGAGAAATTCGCCCGCGCCACAATGGCCGAGATCGAGCGCCTGCTGCAGATCCTCCCCACCGCCGACCATGCCCGCAAGGCCTGGGAAAACTTCGGCGAAGTGATCGTGGCGGACAGCTACGAGGAGATGGTCAGGGTCGCCGACGAGATCGCCAGCGAGCACGTGCAGGTGATGACCGCCGATCCGGACTATTTCCTGAGCACCATGACCAACTACGGCGCGCTGTTCCTGGGGAGCCGCACCAATGTCAGCTTCGGCGACAAGGTGATCGGCACCAACCACACGCTGCCCACGAAGAAGTCGTCGCGCTACACCGGCGGCCTGTGGGTCGGCAAGTTCCTGAAGACCTGCACCTACCAGCGCGTCACCACCGACGAGGCCTCGGCGCTGATCGGCGAATATTGCTCGCGCCTCTGCGCGCTGGAGGGCTTCGCAGGCCACGGCGAGCAGGCGAATATCCGCGTGCGGCGCTTCGGCGGGCGCAACGTGCCCTATGCCGGGCAGGCCGAACCGACGCCCGAGACGGCGGCCTGA
- a CDS encoding DUF3168 domain-containing protein: MEIALRAALIDWLAADPVLAAELNAVAEEAPARTSLPWLAIASSASADWSCKTAPGREIRVALELHCRGDAPDAAGTLVRGIEARVESLPRTQPAFQIVTAQFLRARAEQRGESRRAILLEYRFRLMAA, translated from the coding sequence ATGGAAATCGCCCTTCGCGCCGCGCTGATCGACTGGCTTGCCGCCGATCCCGTGCTGGCCGCCGAACTCAACGCGGTGGCCGAGGAAGCCCCCGCGCGCACCAGCCTGCCCTGGCTCGCCATCGCTTCGAGCGCGAGTGCCGACTGGAGCTGCAAGACCGCTCCCGGCCGCGAGATCCGCGTGGCGCTGGAGCTCCATTGCCGGGGCGATGCCCCCGATGCCGCGGGAACCCTCGTCCGTGGAATCGAAGCGCGGGTCGAGAGCCTGCCGCGCACGCAGCCCGCGTTCCAGATCGTCACCGCCCAGTTCCTGCGCGCCCGCGCCGAGCAGCGCGGCGAAAGCCGCCGCGCGATCCTGCTCGAATACCGCTTCCGCCTCATGGCGGCCTGA
- a CDS encoding fumarylacetoacetate hydrolase family protein → MRLATLDDGTPDGRLVVVSPEGDRFAPAPVDTLQQAMESWAFVAPVLAGISEFPEALDAALLRAPLPRAWQWLDGSAFACHGELMDKALGVVPVKTGKPLMYQGTSDKFYGPAEDVRFLTEENGIDFEGEFGVIVDGVPMGTCAEDCMQHIRLIVQINDWSLRKLAGPEMKTGFGWVQAKPPCSMAPFAVTPEELGDQWRGGRVCMDLLVDWNGQRFGAANGEPMGHGFHELVAHACATRDLVAGTVIGSGTVSNANYREIGSSCIAERRGIELVDFGAPRTEFMRFGDTVRMQGTLADGRAPFGVIEQKVVQA, encoded by the coding sequence ATGCGCCTCGCAACCCTCGATGACGGCACCCCCGACGGGCGCCTCGTCGTCGTTTCGCCCGAGGGCGACCGTTTTGCGCCCGCGCCGGTGGATACGCTGCAGCAGGCGATGGAAAGCTGGGCCTTTGTCGCGCCGGTGCTGGCCGGGATTTCGGAGTTTCCCGAGGCGCTGGACGCCGCGTTGCTGCGCGCACCGCTGCCGCGTGCCTGGCAATGGCTCGATGGCTCCGCGTTCGCCTGCCACGGCGAACTGATGGACAAGGCGCTGGGCGTCGTGCCGGTGAAGACCGGCAAGCCGCTGATGTATCAGGGCACGTCTGACAAGTTTTACGGCCCGGCCGAGGATGTGCGCTTCCTTACCGAAGAGAACGGTATCGATTTCGAGGGCGAGTTCGGCGTGATCGTCGACGGCGTACCGATGGGGACCTGCGCCGAAGACTGCATGCAGCACATTCGCCTGATCGTGCAGATCAACGACTGGTCGCTGCGCAAGCTGGCCGGGCCGGAGATGAAGACCGGCTTCGGCTGGGTCCAGGCCAAGCCGCCCTGTTCGATGGCGCCCTTTGCGGTGACGCCGGAGGAACTGGGCGACCAGTGGCGGGGTGGCCGCGTCTGCATGGACCTCTTGGTGGACTGGAACGGCCAGCGCTTCGGCGCCGCCAATGGCGAGCCGATGGGGCACGGCTTCCACGAACTGGTCGCCCACGCCTGCGCCACGCGCGATCTGGTGGCGGGTACGGTGATCGGCTCGGGCACCGTCTCCAACGCAAACTACCGCGAGATCGGCTCCTCCTGCATCGCCGAGCGGCGCGGCATCGAGCTGGTCGATTTCGGCGCGCCGCGCACCGAATTCATGCGCTTCGGCGATACCGTGCGCATGCAGGGAACCCTTGCCGACGGCCGCGCGCCGTTCGGCGTCATCGAACAGAAGGTTGTACAGGCATGA
- a CDS encoding phage major capsid protein, whose protein sequence is MESTNPVEALDSSFDLVTRQDATEAAVEALRGDVEDVKSRLDRVGRAAARPLIEGAATAASVEVKGFVDGYLRMGRETELKSMSGLVAADGGYAVPREIDALISSRLKNVSPIRSIAQVVQTGTAGYRKLINTGGTASGWVSETGARVETASPSLAEIVPPSGELYANPSASQAMLDDAMFDIQTWLADEIAMEFARAEGAAFITGTGTNQPKGFLAAPTAATADGARAFGTLQFLVSGNAGGFDTAPELKLIDLVHSLKGGHRQGASWVMNSKTLAVVRKLKAADGSFLWQPGLMEGQPNRLLGYPVVEAEDMPDVAANAFPIAFGNFRAGYLITERSTTSILRDPYTNKPFVNFYATKRIGGQVLDSDAIKLLKISA, encoded by the coding sequence ATGGAATCCACGAACCCGGTCGAAGCGCTCGACTCCTCGTTCGATCTTGTCACCCGCCAGGACGCCACCGAAGCCGCCGTCGAAGCGCTGCGCGGCGATGTCGAGGACGTGAAGTCGCGGCTCGACCGCGTCGGCCGCGCCGCCGCCCGCCCGCTGATCGAGGGCGCCGCCACCGCCGCCTCGGTCGAAGTGAAGGGCTTTGTCGACGGCTACTTGCGCATGGGCCGCGAGACCGAGCTGAAATCGATGTCGGGCCTCGTCGCCGCGGACGGCGGCTATGCGGTCCCGCGCGAGATCGACGCGCTGATTTCCAGCCGCCTCAAGAACGTCAGCCCGATCCGCTCGATCGCCCAGGTCGTGCAGACCGGTACGGCCGGTTATCGCAAGCTGATCAACACCGGCGGCACCGCCTCGGGCTGGGTCAGCGAGACCGGCGCCCGCGTCGAGACCGCCAGCCCCAGCCTTGCCGAGATCGTGCCGCCCTCCGGCGAACTCTACGCCAATCCCTCGGCAAGCCAGGCCATGCTCGACGATGCCATGTTCGACATCCAGACCTGGCTGGCGGACGAGATCGCGATGGAATTCGCCCGCGCCGAAGGCGCCGCCTTCATCACCGGCACCGGCACCAACCAGCCCAAGGGCTTTCTGGCCGCTCCCACCGCCGCGACGGCTGACGGCGCCCGCGCGTTCGGCACCCTGCAGTTCCTCGTCTCCGGCAATGCCGGCGGCTTCGACACCGCGCCGGAACTGAAACTGATCGACCTTGTCCATTCACTGAAGGGCGGCCACCGCCAGGGCGCCAGCTGGGTGATGAACTCCAAGACGCTGGCGGTGGTGCGCAAGCTCAAGGCCGCCGACGGCTCGTTCCTGTGGCAGCCCGGGCTGATGGAAGGCCAGCCCAACCGCCTGCTGGGTTATCCGGTGGTCGAGGCCGAGGACATGCCCGATGTCGCCGCCAATGCCTTCCCGATCGCCTTCGGCAACTTCCGCGCCGGCTACCTGATCACGGAGCGCAGCACGACCTCGATCCTGCGCGATCCCTATACCAACAAGCCCTTCGTCAACTTCTACGCAACGAAGCGGATCGGCGGGCAGGTGCTCGATTCGGACGCGATCAAGCTGCTCAAGATCTCGGCCTGA
- a CDS encoding DUF6127 family protein, with protein MNQKDMLAGLLAQAASEGGDLVTLRAVVEEASEVGARRMLSRIGLDDATAPGDLTELRELLQAWRDAKSSARAAAIGWFVRAVLAALLLGLAVRCGTTELLR; from the coding sequence ATGAACCAGAAGGACATGCTTGCCGGTCTGCTGGCACAGGCGGCCTCCGAAGGCGGCGATCTGGTGACCCTGCGCGCCGTGGTCGAGGAAGCGAGCGAAGTCGGCGCGCGGCGGATGCTGTCGCGGATCGGCCTCGACGATGCCACCGCGCCCGGCGACCTCACCGAACTGCGCGAACTGCTGCAGGCCTGGCGCGACGCCAAGTCCAGCGCCCGGGCCGCCGCCATCGGCTGGTTTGTGCGCGCGGTGCTGGCCGCGCTGCTGCTTGGCCTGGCGGTGCGCTGCGGCACCACGGAGCTGCTGCGTTGA
- a CDS encoding HK97 family phage prohead protease has product MSRDLRFAGYAALFDRRDSGRDTIRPGAFARTLAERRDPLPLYWQHRPDVRIGWVETAAEDARGLRVVARIDNPDGAAGLALRRGTVNGLSFGYRARSSRQDAAGRELLDLELFEVSLVTHPMQHGARVHLVS; this is encoded by the coding sequence TTGAGCCGCGACTTGCGCTTCGCTGGCTATGCCGCGCTGTTCGATCGGCGCGATTCCGGCCGCGACACCATCCGCCCCGGCGCCTTTGCCCGCACCCTGGCCGAGCGCCGCGATCCGCTGCCGCTCTACTGGCAGCACCGGCCAGACGTGCGCATCGGCTGGGTCGAGACCGCTGCCGAGGACGCGCGCGGCCTGCGGGTGGTGGCCAGGATCGACAATCCCGACGGCGCCGCCGGCCTCGCGCTCAGGCGCGGCACCGTCAACGGCCTGTCGTTCGGCTACCGCGCGCGCTCCAGCCGCCAGGATGCGGCGGGACGCGAACTGCTCGACCTCGAACTGTTCGAAGTCAGCCTCGTCACCCACCCGATGCAGCACGGCGCGCGGGTGCACCTCGTTTCCTGA
- a CDS encoding SDR family NAD(P)-dependent oxidoreductase has product MAIPQTPSLRLDGRRAVVTGAGRGIGLGAAAALAAAGAEVTLVARTSGEIEAAAAEIGNGACAATLDVSDLGAVAAFFADRAPFHVLVNNAGTNRPKPMWEVSEQDYDAVLDLNLKSAFFVAQACVKRMTGTGTRGSLIHMGSQMGHVGGPNRSLYCASKWALEGMNKAMALDLAPHGIRSNTIAPTFIETPLTKPFFEDEAFKASVLSKIKLGRIGQVEDLMGAVLFLASDASALMTGTSLVVDGGWTAE; this is encoded by the coding sequence ATGGCGATCCCGCAGACCCCGAGCCTGCGCCTTGATGGACGCCGGGCTGTGGTGACCGGCGCGGGCCGGGGCATCGGCCTCGGCGCCGCCGCCGCGCTGGCGGCGGCGGGCGCCGAGGTCACGCTGGTTGCCCGCACCTCGGGGGAGATCGAGGCGGCTGCCGCCGAGATCGGCAATGGTGCATGCGCCGCGACGCTCGACGTTTCCGACCTCGGCGCCGTGGCCGCGTTCTTCGCGGACCGCGCGCCGTTCCACGTGCTCGTCAACAATGCCGGCACCAACCGCCCCAAGCCGATGTGGGAGGTGAGCGAGCAGGATTACGATGCCGTGCTCGACCTCAATCTCAAGTCCGCCTTTTTCGTGGCGCAGGCCTGCGTGAAGCGGATGACAGGTACCGGCACCAGGGGCAGCCTGATCCACATGGGCAGCCAGATGGGGCATGTCGGCGGGCCGAACCGCTCGCTCTACTGCGCCAGCAAGTGGGCGCTGGAGGGCATGAACAAGGCCATGGCGCTGGACCTTGCCCCACATGGCATCCGCTCCAACACGATCGCCCCGACATTCATCGAAACCCCGCTGACCAAACCCTTCTTCGAGGACGAAGCCTTCAAGGCCAGCGTGCTTTCGAAGATCAAGCTCGGCCGCATCGGCCAGGTGGAGGACCTGATGGGCGCGGTGCTGTTCCTCGCCTCCGACGCCTCCGCGCTCATGACCGGCACCAGCCTTGTCGTCGATGGCGGCTGGACCGCCGAATAA
- a CDS encoding YqaA family protein has protein sequence MLRRLYDWTMAKASHRHAGWWLALFAFMEASFFPVPPHPLLGLMCLAEPKKAIRYAVIATAASVVGGLLGYAIGHFAYAAFGEALLRALHLADSFPKAACYLREYGAEIIIVKGATPIPFKLLTITAGFIGMNLFVFLGASVISRSISFLIVGVLFRLFGAPIKAVIDKHLGKVTVAFVVAVLAGFLAVSLLGGGAREANQKCDMIAAANQA, from the coding sequence ATGCTGCGCCGCCTTTACGACTGGACCATGGCCAAGGCGTCGCACCGCCATGCCGGCTGGTGGCTGGCACTCTTCGCGTTCATGGAAGCCAGCTTCTTCCCGGTGCCGCCGCATCCGCTGCTGGGCCTGATGTGTCTGGCCGAACCGAAAAAGGCGATTCGTTATGCGGTGATCGCCACCGCGGCCTCGGTCGTCGGCGGGCTGCTTGGGTATGCCATCGGTCACTTTGCCTATGCCGCCTTCGGCGAGGCGCTGCTGCGCGCGCTGCATCTGGCCGACAGCTTCCCCAAGGCGGCGTGCTATTTGCGCGAATACGGCGCGGAGATCATCATCGTGAAGGGCGCGACGCCGATCCCCTTCAAGCTGCTGACGATCACCGCGGGGTTCATCGGCATGAACCTCTTCGTGTTCCTCGGGGCCTCGGTGATCTCGCGCTCGATCAGCTTCCTGATCGTCGGCGTGCTGTTCCGCCTGTTCGGCGCGCCGATCAAGGCAGTGATCGACAAGCACCTGGGCAAGGTGACGGTGGCCTTCGTGGTGGCGGTGCTCGCCGGGTTCCTGGCGGTTTCGCTGCTGGGCGGCGGCGCCCGGGAAGCCAACCAGAAGTGCGACATGATCGCGGCGGCGAACCAGGCCTGA
- a CDS encoding DNA-packaging protein — protein sequence MAEADPLDWLTEAESGEIEAFMASLDRNERREWRWDWSIRARPSQLAPAGDWRVWLVMAGRGFGKTRCGAEWVRLVAEENPDARIALVAANLGEARSVMVEGESGLLAVGAPWRRPVFEPSLRRLTWPGGAQATLYSAAEPESLRGPQHSHAWCDEIAKWDNAAGRATSAWDNLLMGLRLGRDPRVVATTTPRSMPLVTRLLADSASGEVVVTRGSTFDNAANLPARFLSAMRRNFGRSLLGRQEIDGELIADIEGALWSRALLERCREARAPACCRVVVGVDPPASAGGDACGIVVVGLSADGNAHVLADASAEKAGPERWARAVAEAAAAWSADRVIAEANQGGAMVASVLRAAEVSLPLRLVHASRGKVARAEPVAALYEAGRVRHAGLFPALEDEICGLVAGGSYQGPGRSPDRADALVWALTELMLGKASAPQVRLP from the coding sequence ATGGCTGAGGCCGACCCGCTGGACTGGCTGACCGAGGCCGAAAGCGGGGAGATCGAGGCGTTCATGGCCAGCCTCGACCGGAACGAGCGCCGCGAATGGCGCTGGGACTGGTCGATCCGGGCGCGGCCCTCGCAGCTCGCCCCGGCCGGCGACTGGCGCGTCTGGCTGGTCATGGCCGGGCGCGGCTTCGGCAAGACCCGCTGCGGCGCCGAATGGGTGCGCCTTGTCGCCGAGGAGAATCCCGATGCCCGCATCGCGCTGGTCGCCGCCAATCTGGGCGAGGCGCGCTCGGTCATGGTCGAGGGCGAGAGCGGACTGCTCGCGGTCGGTGCGCCGTGGCGCCGCCCGGTGTTCGAACCCTCGCTCAGGCGGCTGACCTGGCCGGGCGGCGCGCAGGCCACGCTCTATTCGGCCGCCGAGCCCGAATCGCTGCGCGGCCCCCAGCACAGCCACGCCTGGTGCGACGAGATCGCCAAGTGGGACAATGCCGCGGGGCGGGCCACGTCGGCCTGGGACAACCTGCTGATGGGCCTGCGCCTCGGCCGCGATCCGCGCGTGGTCGCCACCACCACGCCGCGCAGCATGCCGCTGGTCACGCGGCTGCTGGCGGATAGCGCCTCGGGCGAGGTCGTCGTCACGCGGGGGAGCACCTTCGACAATGCCGCCAACCTGCCCGCGCGCTTTCTCTCGGCAATGCGCCGCAATTTCGGCCGCAGCCTGCTCGGCAGGCAGGAGATCGACGGCGAGCTGATCGCCGACATCGAGGGCGCGCTGTGGAGCCGCGCCTTGCTGGAACGCTGCCGCGAGGCGCGCGCGCCTGCATGTTGCCGCGTGGTCGTCGGCGTCGATCCGCCCGCTTCTGCGGGCGGAGACGCCTGCGGCATCGTCGTCGTCGGCCTCTCGGCGGACGGCAACGCCCATGTGCTGGCCGATGCCTCGGCCGAGAAGGCCGGCCCCGAGCGCTGGGCCCGCGCCGTCGCCGAGGCGGCAGCGGCCTGGTCCGCCGACCGCGTCATCGCCGAGGCCAACCAGGGCGGCGCCATGGTCGCCTCGGTGCTGCGCGCGGCGGAAGTTTCGCTGCCGCTGCGGCTGGTCCACGCCAGCCGCGGCAAAGTCGCCCGCGCCGAGCCCGTGGCCGCGCTCTACGAGGCCGGACGCGTGCGCCATGCCGGACTGTTCCCGGCGCTGGAAGACGAGATCTGCGGGCTTGTCGCCGGTGGTTCCTACCAGGGACCGGGGCGCTCGCCCGACCGCGCCGACGCGCTGGTCTGGGCCCTCACCGAGCTGATGCTCGGCAAGGCTTCGGCCCCGCAAGTGCGCTTGCCCTGA
- a CDS encoding antibiotic biosynthesis monooxygenase, with amino-acid sequence MIHELATLTIDPARAAAFEAAVAEARPHFEAAGGFVSFALHRSVENPARYHLVVGWDSVEAHMTDFRESEGFQVWRSLAGPFFTAPPCVEHLAQAI; translated from the coding sequence GTGATCCACGAACTGGCCACACTCACCATCGACCCGGCCCGCGCCGCCGCGTTCGAGGCCGCGGTTGCCGAGGCGCGCCCGCATTTCGAGGCGGCCGGGGGGTTTGTCTCCTTCGCGCTGCACCGCTCGGTGGAGAACCCCGCGCGGTATCACCTCGTCGTCGGCTGGGACAGCGTCGAGGCCCACATGACGGACTTCCGCGAGTCCGAGGGTTTTCAGGTCTGGCGTTCGCTGGCGGGCCCGTTCTTCACGGCGCCGCCTTGCGTCGAGCATCTTGCCCAGGCGATCTGA